The following nucleotide sequence is from uncultured Draconibacterium sp..
AGTTTAACGATTACATTACCGTAATTGGCCAGGTGGAGCCGATTACTACCATTTTTCTTGATGTGGAAGAAGGCGGAAAAGTGGAAGAGATTTTTATTGAAGAAGGTGAGATGGTGAAAAAAGGTGACGTTATTTTACGCTTGAAAAACAACGACCTGAACACGACGATCATGAACAGCGAGTCGAATATGGCTTACCATTCCAACGAACTTCGGAATACACAAATTGCCATTGAGCAGCAACAGATCGGGAACCAACGGGCCAAGCTGCAAATCGATCTTCAGGTAACTCAAGCCGAGCGCAAGTACAAACAATACAAAGCCTTGTATGAAGATGATTTGATTGCCGGTGAGGATTACTTGCAAGCCAAAGAGGATTATGAGCTGGCATTAAAAGAAAAGGAATTGACTTACCTGAAGTTCGAGCAGGACTCGATTTTCCGTGCAAACCAAAAGCAAAATATGGATGAGAGTCTGGACAATATGCGCGATAATCTGGCAATGGCCCGCCTGCGTTTAGACAACCTGAATGTAAAAGCACCTGCCGATGGTCAGCTGGGATTATTGAATGCCGAAATTGGAGAGTCCATCGCCCGCGGACAGCGAATTGGGATGGTGAATATTTTAACCGACTTTAAAATTAATGCACTTATCGACGAGCACTACATCGACCGTGTGCGTCGAGGCTTAAATTCTTCCTTTGATCGTGGAGGTGAAAATTACAACCTTACCGTTAAAAAGGTATATCCGGAAGTGCGCGAAGGTCAGTTCGAAATTGATATGATCTTTGAGGGAGCTAAACCGGATAATATCCGTACCGGGCAAACATATCATACAAAATTACAGCTGGGGCAACCCGAAAAAGCAGTGTTGATTCCAAAAGGTGGTTTCTTCCAGAGTACCGGCGGACAGTGGGTTTATGTGTTAAATGATAACGAAACGGAAGCCGAAAAGCGCAGCATCCGCATCGGAAAACAAAATCCGCAGTATTACGAAGTTCTTGAAGGTTTAACACCGGGCGAGAAAGTGATTACTTCGAGCTACGATTTGTTTGGCGATAACGACAGGATTGTGTTTAAGTAAAAAGGAAAAAGTAGAAAGGCAAAAGTTGCTTGTTATTTCGACGACGCAGGAGGAGAAATCTGTTTCTATAAGATGGAGATTTCTCAGTCGTTCCTCCTTCGAAATGACAAAAATAGAATCAAATAACAAAACAAAAATATCATGATAAAGACAGAAAATCTAACAAAAGTATTTCGCACAGAAGAAGTGGAAACCAGTGCATTGAATGAGGTAAGCCTACATGTAAAAAAGGGTGAATTTGTTGCCATTATGGGACCTTCGGGTTGTGGTAAATCAACCTTAATGAATATCATCGGATTACTGGATAATCCTACAAGCGGTGAATATTACTTTGACGGCGCAGAGGTTGGACAGCTAAAAGAACGCAATCGCACCATGCTGCGCAAAGGAAATATCGGTTTTGTATTTCAGAGCTTTAACCTGATCGATGAACTGAATGTATACGAAAATGTGGAGCTTCCACTTATTTACCTGAAACTAAAAGCCCGCGAGCGCAAAGAAATGGTAGAGAAAGTACTGGAGCGTATGAAAATTGCTCACCGCGCAAAGCACTTTCCACAGCAACTTTCGGGTGGTCAGCAGCAACGTGTGGCCATTGCCCGTGCAGTAGTTGCCAATCCGAAGCTGATTCTTGCCGATGAGCCTACCGGTAACCTCGACTCGAAAAACGGTCTGGAAGTAATGAACCTGCTTACTGAACTCAATCGCGAAGGAACAACCATTGTAATGGTAACTCACTCGTTGCACGACTCGGAATTCGCCCATCGTGTTGTTAACCTGTTCGACGGTATGATCATCACCGAAGAGGTGAAAAAAGAAATGGGAGAGATTTTGTTATAGCACACTGAATATTGAGGATTTCTGTCGAAGTGAAACCCTTACAAAACAATTAAAGCCATGAAAAATTTACGATTTATATTCAGAATGTTTCGGCGAAATCCCTTGTTGGTTTTTGTAAACCTTCCCGGATTAGCCATCGGATTGAGCGCAGTGTTGCTCTTGTCGGTTTACCTAAAACACGAACTTAGTTACGACCAGCATTTCCAAACAAAAAACAATGTTTTAAGAATCTACAACAAAGTTACCGAAGAAGGCAATGTTACAAATTGGGGAATCTGTTTACGCAGCTCATACACTGAAATTCCGTCAAGCATTCCGGAAATAAAATCGGCAACACAAATTTACAGAGGGTGGGAAACAACAGCGGAATACGAGAAACAAAAATTTCCCAACTTTCAATTACTGTTTGCCGATAAGGATTTCTTCGATGTATTCGGATTGGAGTTAATTCAGGGAAACACCAGAAATGCTTTGGTAGGTGAAAACAACGTGGTTATTACCCGGTCAACGGCATTAAAGGTATTTAATACCGTGGATTGTGTTGGCGAGGTTTTGAATGTTTCGGAGGAGTCGGCTACAGTAACGGGTGTAATTAATGATTTACCCAACAACACGCATTTTAATTTCGATTTATTGATGTCGATGCAGACGGTTCATCCCGAAAACTGGGGAGGGCTTGAACTGTACACTTATTTCCGAATTGACGAGAACGCCGATTTAGCTGCAGTTGGCGAAAAAATAGCCGCTGCAAACAACGAGTTAATGAAACCATGGGGTGAACCTTTTAATGCGACTGTAGAAACCGGAGCAGAATTGCTGGCAGATTTGCATTTGCACACTGTGGTTGATTTTGACCTTTCGCCAAAAGCCAATTTAACGCACGTTTTTATCATTGCAGGCATTGCCTTTTTGGTGTTGCTTATTGCCATGGTAAACTACATTAATCTGTACGTTTTGCATGGCGAAAAACGAATTGCCGAAATTGCTTCACGAAAATCGTTGGGAGCAACGCAAAGCACATTGTCGCGTTTGTTTTTTACCGAAACATCAGTGATCAGCCTATTGTCGTTTGTGCTGGCTTTAGGACTAACAGCGCTTGTTCAGCCTTCGTTTTCCAACCTTATGCAAAGTCAGATCGAGTTGTCAGACATGTTTTCTTTCTCCGGAATTCTGTTGGTATTGGCAATTCTTGCGGTTTTAATATTTGTTTCGGGTGCTTATCCAAGTTATTATTTGTCGAAATTAAACCTCGTTAATGCGCTCAAAGGAAAATCGTCCAAGGTAAAACGGAAAAGCACACTGTCGCGCATTGCTGTTATTTCACAGTTTTCCATATCGGTTTTTCTCATTAGTGCGCTGGTAATTGTATTTGCCCAGGTGAACTATTTAAAAGAAGTGCCACTTGGTTTTAATCCCGATAATGTAATTGGCGTTACCAACCTGAATAACGAGGTGAGAAGAAGCGCGTCGTCAATTGCTGATGACTTAACGCAACTGGCATTTGTTGAAGATGTAGCTTTTTCTGATCATGGGATGGGGCAAGGTTCAAGCGGACAAGGAATCAGAAATTATGGCGATCCGGGAAATTTTAATAGTGTAAATGAATATCGGGTACGTCCCGGATTTGCAAAAACCATGCAACTGGATCTTGTTGATGGTCGGTATTTCAATAAATCGGAAGCGGATAAAAATGCCGTTATTCTGAATGAAGCAGCTGCAAAAATGTTGGGAGCTGATGTAAAAGTTGGGAGCTTGGTTCAAATGTTCAAAGATCCCTTAACGGTAATCGCCATCGCAAAAGATTTTTATTATATCGATCATCCCGGGGCTCTTATCGAACCTCTTGTTATAACAAACAAACCCAGCAACGTAAACAACCTTTATGTGCGCACAAAAGCAGGTACTAGTTCTGCCCAACTGGCACAAATTGATGAGGTGATTAAAAGTTATTCGCCCGAACTCATCATTAGCAAGTTTCTGTTAACCGATGTTTACGCCAATAAATACACCAACGAAGAGCGTATGATAAAACTGGTTACCACCGGTGCCGGACTGGCAATCATCATCAGTTTTATTGGTTTAATGGCGCTTTCGGTGCTAAATGTAAACCGACGAAAAAAAGAGATTGGAATACGGAAAGTAATAGGCAGTACCGAAAAACAGGTTGTTCGCGAGCTGTTGAAAGAAACATTTGTCTTGGTTCTTATTGCTATTGCGATAGCTTTTGTTGGAAGCTATTTTACCATGCAGCAATGGCTTCAACATTTTATAAACCGCGTTTCCATCAGTCCTGTATATTTTCTGCTTAGTGCTGCCTTTGCACTGCTTATTGCGTTTATGGCAGTAGGCTGGCAAAGCTGGCGGGCTGCTACGCGAAATCCGGTTGAGGCACTTCGGTATGAGTAAACATAAAACCTGAAAACATAATATATGCTACATTTTAAACGTATACTAAAATCAGTTCTTAAATACAAAACATCATCAGGATTAACCCTTTTGAGCCTGGTGATTTCTTTTACCGGAATTATTATTCTGAGTTTATATGTGAGTTTTGAAAAAAGCTTTGACCAGTTTCATGAAAATGGAGATTCGATTTATCGTCTCGAACTTCGGGGAGAAGGCAGTTGGCTTCCGGCAAAAATGAGCGCGGTAATCAAGCAGAATATTCCGGAAATTAAATCGGTGACACGCTTGACACATCGAAACAATTATATTACGACACCTGAACTGAATGAAACAAATACAAAGTTTTTTTCAAACTACTATTTTGCCGATTCTGCCTTTTTCGAAATGTTTTCGTTTCCGCTGGTAGTGGGAGATCAAAAGACAGCCTTAATAGAACCTCATTCAGCGGTAGTTTCAGAAAAATTAGCTCACTTGCTGTTTGGTGATATAAATCCGATCGGACAAAATATTCTTACGGATAATGTCACTTATAAGGTAACTGGAGTGATGAAAGATATTCCGAAAAACTCCAGTTTTCAGGCAGATTGTATTATTGCCTTTTCTGTATACAACGCAGAAGAACAATATGCCTACTTTGACAGATGGAGTGAGTGGAGTTTTAACAATATAATGCTGCTACAACCAGGTAGTGATGTTAGTGCAATTGCGGCAAAAATTGAAACAATACCTGAAATTGAACAGCAAATTGAACAGGAAAAATCACAATACACCGGAACGGATACTTTTATACACCTCCGTCCATTGAAGGAGCTGCATTTTTATAACGATGGGTTTTTGTCAGGATACACCAATCCTGTTGTATTAAAGGTACTCACTATGCTCATCGTTATTCTTGTGGTTATGGGAGCTGTTAATTTCATTAATTTTTCTACTTCTCAGGCACCTTTGCGCGCTAAAGCATTATCGATAAGCCGGGTGCTGGGAGGGCGGCGTATGTCATCAATGATGCAAATTATGGCTGAATCGGTATTGCTGGCAATACTGGCCATGGTTTTTTCCCTCGGAATATATTGGATTAGCTATCATTTTATAGAATCGATGTTTTCCATCCAGGGGCTGGAAATGACTGAAAGGTATGTATTCATTCTCTTCTTTTTCTTGTTTGCTCTGGCGTTTGGTGTACTTGCGGGGTTTTACCCTTCAAAATATATTACATCGCCACCTATTGCGCAATCTGTAAAAGGCAATAATCACTTTACTGGTAAAGGAAAATATTTACGAAATGCGCTGATTATTGTCCAGTTTGTTTTCACTATTGCGTTAATAATGTCCTCTCTGCTCATCGAGAAACAATTGAATTTTTGGCGGAATTTTGATATCGGAATTAACAAGGATCATGTGGTTTATATGTCAACTTCTCCCGAACTTCGAAAGCATTATAAAGCCTTTGCTGATGAGCTGATGAACAACCAAAATATAGTAGATTATACTTATGCTCAGTTTATTCCTGGGA
It contains:
- a CDS encoding efflux RND transporter periplasmic adaptor subunit gives rise to the protein MDKKIEKKKGLKAKHIIWIVGGLAFAFLLYKVVLGSSGSVFRAEKDKLTISSVTDGEFNDYITVIGQVEPITTIFLDVEEGGKVEEIFIEEGEMVKKGDVILRLKNNDLNTTIMNSESNMAYHSNELRNTQIAIEQQQIGNQRAKLQIDLQVTQAERKYKQYKALYEDDLIAGEDYLQAKEDYELALKEKELTYLKFEQDSIFRANQKQNMDESLDNMRDNLAMARLRLDNLNVKAPADGQLGLLNAEIGESIARGQRIGMVNILTDFKINALIDEHYIDRVRRGLNSSFDRGGENYNLTVKKVYPEVREGQFEIDMIFEGAKPDNIRTGQTYHTKLQLGQPEKAVLIPKGGFFQSTGGQWVYVLNDNETEAEKRSIRIGKQNPQYYEVLEGLTPGEKVITSSYDLFGDNDRIVFK
- a CDS encoding ABC transporter ATP-binding protein, whose amino-acid sequence is MIKTENLTKVFRTEEVETSALNEVSLHVKKGEFVAIMGPSGCGKSTLMNIIGLLDNPTSGEYYFDGAEVGQLKERNRTMLRKGNIGFVFQSFNLIDELNVYENVELPLIYLKLKARERKEMVEKVLERMKIAHRAKHFPQQLSGGQQQRVAIARAVVANPKLILADEPTGNLDSKNGLEVMNLLTELNREGTTIVMVTHSLHDSEFAHRVVNLFDGMIITEEVKKEMGEILL
- a CDS encoding FtsX-like permease family protein — protein: MKNLRFIFRMFRRNPLLVFVNLPGLAIGLSAVLLLSVYLKHELSYDQHFQTKNNVLRIYNKVTEEGNVTNWGICLRSSYTEIPSSIPEIKSATQIYRGWETTAEYEKQKFPNFQLLFADKDFFDVFGLELIQGNTRNALVGENNVVITRSTALKVFNTVDCVGEVLNVSEESATVTGVINDLPNNTHFNFDLLMSMQTVHPENWGGLELYTYFRIDENADLAAVGEKIAAANNELMKPWGEPFNATVETGAELLADLHLHTVVDFDLSPKANLTHVFIIAGIAFLVLLIAMVNYINLYVLHGEKRIAEIASRKSLGATQSTLSRLFFTETSVISLLSFVLALGLTALVQPSFSNLMQSQIELSDMFSFSGILLVLAILAVLIFVSGAYPSYYLSKLNLVNALKGKSSKVKRKSTLSRIAVISQFSISVFLISALVIVFAQVNYLKEVPLGFNPDNVIGVTNLNNEVRRSASSIADDLTQLAFVEDVAFSDHGMGQGSSGQGIRNYGDPGNFNSVNEYRVRPGFAKTMQLDLVDGRYFNKSEADKNAVILNEAAAKMLGADVKVGSLVQMFKDPLTVIAIAKDFYYIDHPGALIEPLVITNKPSNVNNLYVRTKAGTSSAQLAQIDEVIKSYSPELIISKFLLTDVYANKYTNEERMIKLVTTGAGLAIIISFIGLMALSVLNVNRRKKEIGIRKVIGSTEKQVVRELLKETFVLVLIAIAIAFVGSYFTMQQWLQHFINRVSISPVYFLLSAAFALLIAFMAVGWQSWRAATRNPVEALRYE
- a CDS encoding ABC transporter permease → MLHFKRILKSVLKYKTSSGLTLLSLVISFTGIIILSLYVSFEKSFDQFHENGDSIYRLELRGEGSWLPAKMSAVIKQNIPEIKSVTRLTHRNNYITTPELNETNTKFFSNYYFADSAFFEMFSFPLVVGDQKTALIEPHSAVVSEKLAHLLFGDINPIGQNILTDNVTYKVTGVMKDIPKNSSFQADCIIAFSVYNAEEQYAYFDRWSEWSFNNIMLLQPGSDVSAIAAKIETIPEIEQQIEQEKSQYTGTDTFIHLRPLKELHFYNDGFLSGYTNPVVLKVLTMLIVILVVMGAVNFINFSTSQAPLRAKALSISRVLGGRRMSSMMQIMAESVLLAILAMVFSLGIYWISYHFIESMFSIQGLEMTERYVFILFFFLFALAFGVLAGFYPSKYITSPPIAQSVKGNNHFTGKGKYLRNALIIVQFVFTIALIMSSLLIEKQLNFWRNFDIGINKDHVVYMSTSPELRKHYKAFADELMNNQNIVDYTYAQFIPGNVGMGWGREVDGQYISFTCWPIDDRFIDFFGIQLTQGREFLSGDQSDIGNFILNEKAVAQFGWEKPLERTINGFNEEVHPVVGVAKDFNFASLKSEVPAMAFWRTENRKNQLLLRLAPGNYTQTLQFIKNTAHQFDSKNQFEVQFLDDSMNQLYAKEEKMARFIEFVALWTILLSVAGLLGLVIFISRDRIKEIGVRKVNGATISEVVVLLNKDFIKWVAIAFVIASPVAYYAMHKWLENFAYKTTLSWWIFALAGLMALGIALLTVSWQSWRAATRNPVEALRYE